One window of the Populus nigra chromosome 4, ddPopNigr1.1, whole genome shotgun sequence genome contains the following:
- the LOC133691500 gene encoding uncharacterized protein LOC133691500: protein MNPSIPQNLDEYSASATTIKFDRPIPLLRGPIPAGPPDDPSISPHVLAFRSPQSWAVAYKTCESKIISQCEEGARFGCAITASNKCKPPWWRGFIGGARLEDLKERERCEDRELEGCLVAAKDKCVGFAKEKCWKPFRDARIAVREEEVVRNLVSLVSVPQRCSKWISLIGSGKFNFGVTNFRASEFLGSNKNHAWFFKSM, encoded by the coding sequence ATGAACCCTTCAATACCACAAAATCTAGACGAATACTCAGCATCCGCAACCACAATCAAATTCGACCGCCCAATCCCACTCCTTCGTGGCCCCATACCCGCCGGTCCGCCCGACGACCCGTCAATCAGCCCACATGTCCTCGCTTTCAGAAGCCCTCAATCCTGGGCTGTCGCATACAAAACCTGCGAGTCCAAAATAATCTCCCAGTGCGAGGAAGGAGCCAGGTTTGGGTGCGCGATAACCGCGTCAAACAAATGTAAGCCTCCCTGGTGGCGCGGTTTTATCGGGGGAGCGAGATTGGAAGACTTGAAGGAGAGGGAGAGGTGTGAGGATCGCGAACTGGAAGGTTGTTTGGTTGCGGCTAAAGACAAGTGCGTTGGGTTTGCCAAGGAGAAATGCTGGAAGCCTTTTAGGGACGCGAGAATTGCGGTGAGGGAAGAGGAGGTTGTTAGGAATTTAGTAAGTTTGGTTTCGGTGCCGCAGCGGTGTAGTAAGTGGATTAGTTTAATTGGGTCTGGGAAATTTAATTTTGGGGTTACCAATTTCAGGGCAAGTGAATTTTTGGGCTCTAATAAAAATCATGCATGGTTTTTTAAGTCGATGTAG
- the LOC133691428 gene encoding calcium-transporting ATPase 12, plasma membrane-type-like: MTSSKPTHIDRSTLLASTISQAQKRWRIAYLAICSVRAMLSLVREMASETNSHQCSGILHSVSYTVLDTEPAGSKNQKKGRESTFNISDDDQMKFTKMVKERDLASLNNLGGVEGVATAFGINSKTGITDHDEEVRRRREMFGPNTYHKPPPKGFLFFALEAFRDTTILILLVCAALALGFGIKQHGVKEGWYEGGSIFVAVFLVIVVSAFSNFRQETQFDKLSKISNNIKVDVLRDERRQQISIFDIVVGDIVFLNIGDQIPADGLFLDGHSLEVDESSMTGESDHVAVNTQENPFLFSGSKIADGYARMLVTSVGMNTAWGEMMSSITRDSNERTPLQARLDKLTSSIGKVGLSVAFVVLVVMLVRYFTGNTKDDKGKKEYIGSRTDTDDVLNAVVRIVAAAVTIVVVAIPEGLPLAVTLTLAYSMKRMMADQAMVRKLSACETMGSATVICTDKTGTLTLNKMKVTKFWLGQEPIEEDSYKTIAPSILEVFHQGVSLNTTGSVCKSASGSAPEFSGSPTEKAILSWAVSELGMDMEKLKESCTILHVETFNSEKKRSGVSIRKKTDNTVHVHWKGAAEMILSLCSSYYDSRGSIKAMDEDEKSKIEKIIQGMAASSLRCIAFAHRRITEEGMKDNDGEPHQRLQEDGLTLLGIVGLKDPCRLGAKKAVEICKAAGVSVKMITGDNIFTAKAIATECGILELNSQVDNEEVVEGVVFRNYTHEQRMEKVDKIRVMARSSPFDKLLMVQCLRQKGHVVAVTGDGTNDAPALKEADIGLSMGIQGTEVAKESSDIVILDDNFTSVATVLRWGRCVYNNIQKFIQFQLTVNVAALVINFIAAVSAGEVPLTAVQLLWVNLIMDTLGALALATERPTDELMEMSPVGRTAPLITNIMWRNLLAQAFYQITILLTLQFAGESIFNVSAEVNDTLIFNTFVLCQVFNEFNARNMEKQNVFKGIHRNHLFLGIIATTIVLQVVMVEFLKKFASTERLNWWQWVTCIAFAAVSWPIGWFVKLIPVSGKPFLSHLKRPVATYKRVLHSIYFRGTS; this comes from the coding sequence atgACAAGCAGCAAGCCAACACATATCGACCGCAGCACATTGCTTGCCAGCACCATTAGCCAAGCCCAGAAGAGGTGGCGCATAGCTTATCTAGCTATCTGCTCGGTCAGGGCAATGCTTTCTCTCGTAAGAGAGATGGCATCAGAAACTAACAGCCATCAGTGCTCTGGGATTTTGCACTCTGTTTCCTACACTGTGCTTGATACGGAGCCAGCCGGTTCCAAAAATCAGAAGAAAGGGCGTGAATCGACTTTCAATATATCTGACGATGATCAGATGAAATTCACTAAAATGGTGAAGGAGAGAGACTTGGCATCTCTTAACAATCTTGGAGGAGTTGAAGGTGTCGCCACAGCTTTTGGGATAAACTCAAAAACTGGAATCACTGATCATGACGAAGAAGTCAGAAGGCGGCGTGAGATGTTCGGTCCCAACACTTACCATAAGCCACCGCCaaaaggatttttatttttcgcGCTGGAAGCTTTTAGAGACACCACCATTCTTATTCTGCTGGTGTGCGCTGCTCTTGCCCTTGGTTTTGGCATCAAACAACACGGCGTTAAGGAGGGCTGGTACGAAGGTGGGAGTATCTTTGTTGCAGTCTTTCTGGTCATTGTTGTCTCTGCGTTCAGCAACTTTAGACAGGAAACACAATTCGACAAGCTATCGAAGATAAGTAACAATATTAAGGTTGATGTTCTTAGAGATGAAAGGCGACAGCAAATATCCATATTTGATATTGTTGTCGGAGATATTGTCTTCTTGAATATTGGTGATCAAATTCCTGCTGATGGCTTGTTCTTGGATGGACACTCTTTGGAAGTGGACGAGTCAAGCATGACGGGAGAGAGTGACCATGTAGCAGTCAACACCCAAGAGAATCCCTTCTTATTTTCTGGCTCGAAAATTGCTGATGGATATGCTCGAATGCTTGTGACATCTGTGGGGATGAACACAGCATGGGGGGAAATGATGAGCTCAATAACTCGTGACTCCAATGAACGAACACCACTACAAGCTCGGCTCGACAAACTAACTTCTTCTATTGGGAAGGTCGGCCTTTCAGTTGCTTTTGTAGTGCTCGTAGTCATGTTAGTTCGTTACTTCACTGGAAATACAAAAGATGACAAGGGGAAGAAGGAGTATATCGGTAGCAGAACAGATACGGATGATGTGTTAAATGCAGTTGTACGCATTGTTGCTGCTGCAGTCACTATTGTGGTTGTTGCAATTCCTGAAGGTTTGCCGTTGGCAGTCACCTTAACACTAGCTTACTCTATGAAGAGAATGATGGCAGACCAAGCAATGGTCAGAAAACTTTCAGCTTGTGAAACAATGGGCTCAGCCACAGTAATTTGCACTGACAAAACAGGTACACTGACACTAAATAAGATGAAAGTAACCAAGTTCTGGCTTGGCCAGGAACCCATTGAGGAAGATTCTTACAAAACAATTGCTCCATCAATTCTTGAAGTATTCCACCAAGGAGTCAGTTTAAACACGACTGGTAGCGTCTGCAAATCTGCATCAGGATCTGCGCCTGAGTTTTCTGGCAGTCCAACTGAAAAAGCTATTCTTTCATGGGCCGTTTCTGAACTGGGCATGGATATGGAAAAATTGAAGGAAAGTTGTACCATTCTCCATGTTGAAACTTTCAACTCAGAGAAGAAACGAAGCGGGGTTTCAATTAGGAAGAAGACTGACAATACTGTTCATGTTCATTGGAAAGGAGCTGCTGAGATGATATTATCTTTGTGTTCAAGTTATTATGACAGTCGTGGCAGCATAAAGGCCATGGACGAAGATGAAAAAAGTAAAATCGAGAAAATAATCCAAGGTATGGCGGCTAGTAGCCTTCGATGCATTGCGTTTGCTCATAGACGGATCACAGAGGAAGGAATGAAAGACAACGACGGGGAGCCACACCAGAGGCTACAAGAAGATGGTTTGACCTTGTTAGGGATAGTTGGGCTGAAGGATCCGTGTAGACTTGGAGCCAAGAAAGCGGTGGAAATTTGCAAAGCTGCCGGAGTGAGCGTGAAAATGATAACAGGTGACAATATTTTCACAGCAAAAGCTATAGCAACAGAATGCGGCATATTAGAGCTCAATAGCCAAGTTGACAACGAAGAAGTGGTGGAAGGTGTTGTATTTCGTAACTACACGCATGAACAGAGAATGGAGAAGGTAGATAAGATCCGTGTGATGGCAAGGTCCTCCCCTTTCGACAAACTTCTAATGGTACAATGCCTGAGACAGAAAGGTCATGTTGTTGCAGTCACAGGAGATGGCACGAATGATGCACCTGCATTAAAAGAAGCAGATATAGGACTCTCTATGGGCATCCAAGGTACTGAGGTTGCCAAGGAGAGCTCAGATATTGTGATTTTGGATGATAACTTTACTTCTGTGGCTACTGTTTTGAGATGGGGGCGGTGTGTATACAACAATATTCAGAAATTTATTCAGTTCCAACTAACTGTGAACGTTGCAGCTCTTGTGATCAACTTTATTGCAGCAGTTTCTGCCGGTGAGGTTCCATTAACAGCCGTTCAGTTGTTGTGGGTAAACCTCATCATGGATACATTGGGAGCTCTGGCCCTTGCTACAGAGCGACCCACTGATGAGCTAATGGAGATGTCACCAGTGGGGCGAACTGCGCCCCTCATCACTAATATAATGTGGAGAAATCTTCTAGCTCAAGCTTTTTATCAGATAACAATATTATTGACATTACAGTTTGCAGGCGAGTCTATCTTCAATGTAAGTGCAGAGGTTAACGATACACTAATATTCAACACTTTTGTGCTTTGCCAAGTTTTCAACGAATTCAATGCAAGGAATATGGAAAAGCAGAACGTATTCAAAGGCATTCACAGGAACCATTTGTTTCTGGGAATCATCGCCACTACTATTGTTCTTCAGGTGGTGATGGTGGAATTCCTGAAGAAGTTTGCAAGTACAGAGAGGTTGAACTGGTGGCAGTGGGTGACTTGTATTGCATTTGCAGCTGTGTCATGGCCAATTGGCTGGTTTGTGAAACTTATTCCAGTTTCAGGCAAACCATTCCTCAGTCACCTCAAGCGGCCGGTAGCAACATATAAAAGAGTCCTGCATTCCATATACTTCAGAGGAACATCTTAG